One Nocardioides luti DNA window includes the following coding sequences:
- the hisF gene encoding imidazole glycerol phosphate synthase subunit HisF produces the protein MSLAVRVIPCLDVDAGRVVKGINFQELRDAGDPVELARLYDAEGADELTFLDISASFEGRATTMEIVSRTAEEVFIPLTVGGGVSSVEDVDRLLRAGADKVAVNTAAINRPELVAEIADRFGNQVLVLSVDARRAPGTDSGFEVTTHGGRKSAGLDALEWAARAAELGAGEILLNAMDADGTQDGFDLDLIRAVRREVSIPVIASGGAGRVEHFPPAVDAGADAVLAATVFHFGTLRIADVKSSLASAGHPVR, from the coding sequence GTGAGCCTCGCCGTACGCGTCATCCCGTGCCTCGACGTCGACGCCGGCCGCGTCGTCAAGGGCATCAACTTCCAGGAGCTGCGTGACGCGGGCGACCCCGTGGAGCTGGCCCGGCTGTACGACGCCGAGGGCGCCGACGAACTGACCTTCCTCGACATCTCCGCGTCGTTCGAGGGCCGCGCGACCACGATGGAGATCGTCTCGCGCACCGCCGAGGAGGTCTTCATCCCGCTGACCGTCGGCGGGGGAGTGTCCTCGGTGGAGGACGTCGACCGGCTGCTCCGCGCCGGGGCCGACAAGGTCGCCGTCAACACCGCCGCCATCAACCGCCCCGAGCTCGTCGCCGAGATCGCCGACCGCTTCGGCAACCAGGTGCTCGTGCTCTCCGTCGACGCCCGCCGCGCCCCCGGGACCGACTCCGGCTTCGAGGTCACCACCCACGGTGGCCGCAAGTCCGCCGGCCTGGACGCCCTCGAGTGGGCCGCCCGCGCCGCCGAGCTCGGCGCCGGCGAGATCCTCCTCAACGCCATGGACGCCGACGGCACCCAGGACGGCTTCGACCTCGACCTGATCCGCGCCGTACGCCGCGAGGTCAGCATCCCCGTCATCGCCTCCGGCGGCGCCGGCCGCGTCGAGCACTTCCCGCCCGCCGTCGACGCCGGCGCCGACGCCGTCCTCGCCGCCACCGTCTTCCACTTCGGCACGCTCCGCATCGCCGACGTGAAGTCGTCGCTAGCCTCCGCGGGGCACCCCGTCCGCTGA
- the priA gene encoding bifunctional 1-(5-phosphoribosyl)-5-((5-phosphoribosylamino)methylideneamino)imidazole-4-carboxamide isomerase/phosphoribosylanthranilate isomerase PriA: protein MSAYLELLPAVDIAGGQAVQLVQGVAGSEKRFGDPIEAALRWQEAGAEWLHLVDLDAAFGRGHNRELQAKIVGTLDIQVEMSGGIRDDESLAAAMATGCRRVNIGTAALEQPEWCAAAIAEYGDRVAVGLDVRGRTLAARGWTRDGGDLYDVLARLDAEGCARYVVTDVNKDGMLQGPNLQLLRDVCAATSRPVVASGGITELSDLEALQGLVGDGVEGAIIGTALYEGRFTLEDALALTLPGAP, encoded by the coding sequence ATGAGCGCCTACCTCGAGCTGCTGCCCGCCGTCGACATCGCCGGGGGCCAGGCCGTCCAGCTGGTCCAGGGCGTCGCCGGCTCCGAGAAGCGCTTCGGCGACCCGATCGAGGCGGCCCTGCGCTGGCAGGAGGCGGGGGCCGAGTGGCTGCACCTCGTCGACCTCGACGCCGCCTTCGGCCGCGGGCACAACCGCGAGCTGCAGGCGAAGATCGTCGGCACCCTCGACATCCAGGTCGAGATGTCCGGTGGCATCCGCGACGACGAGTCGCTCGCTGCCGCGATGGCCACCGGCTGCCGACGCGTCAACATCGGCACCGCCGCGCTGGAGCAGCCGGAGTGGTGCGCCGCCGCGATCGCGGAGTACGGCGACCGCGTCGCCGTCGGCCTCGACGTCCGCGGCCGCACCCTCGCGGCACGGGGCTGGACCCGCGACGGCGGTGACCTCTACGACGTCCTCGCCCGCCTCGACGCGGAGGGCTGCGCGCGGTACGTCGTCACCGACGTCAACAAGGACGGCATGCTCCAGGGCCCGAACCTCCAGCTGCTGCGCGACGTCTGCGCCGCCACCTCGCGTCCCGTGGTCGCCTCCGGCGGCATCACCGAGCTGTCCGACCTCGAGGCGCTGCAGGGCCTGGTCGGCGACGGGGTCGAGGGCGCGATCATCGGCACCGCGCTCTACGAGGGCCGCTTCACCCTCGAGGACGCGCTGGCCCTCACGCTCCCGGGCGCGCCGTGA
- the hisH gene encoding imidazole glycerol phosphate synthase subunit HisH, with translation MSATVAVLDYGSGNLRSAVRAVERAGASVSLTSDFEECLAADGLLVPGVGAYAACMAGLRAIRGERLIGRRLAGGRPVLGICVGMQILFERGVEHGVETAGCDEWPGVVERLQAPVVPHMGWNTVEAPTGTRLFEGLEDERFYFVHSYAVRDWVLETNGRTRPPLVTWAEHGGDRFVAAVENGPLTATQFHPEKSGDAGAALLRNWVRSL, from the coding sequence CTGAGCGCCACGGTCGCCGTCCTCGACTACGGCTCGGGCAACCTCCGCTCGGCCGTGCGGGCCGTCGAGCGCGCCGGCGCCTCGGTGAGCCTCACGTCCGACTTCGAGGAGTGCCTGGCCGCCGACGGGCTGCTGGTCCCCGGCGTCGGGGCGTACGCCGCCTGCATGGCCGGCCTGCGCGCGATCCGTGGCGAGCGGCTGATCGGGCGGCGTCTCGCGGGCGGTCGGCCGGTGCTGGGCATCTGCGTCGGCATGCAGATCCTCTTCGAGCGCGGCGTCGAGCACGGCGTCGAGACCGCGGGCTGCGACGAGTGGCCCGGCGTCGTCGAGCGCCTGCAGGCACCCGTCGTACCCCACATGGGGTGGAACACCGTCGAGGCCCCCACCGGCACGCGTCTCTTCGAGGGCCTCGAGGACGAGCGGTTCTACTTCGTGCACTCGTACGCCGTCCGTGACTGGGTCCTCGAGACGAACGGCCGCACCCGGCCGCCGCTGGTGACCTGGGCCGAGCACGGCGGCGACCGCTTCGTCGCGGCCGTCGAGAACGGCCCGCTCACCGCCACCCAGTTCCACCCCGAGAAGTCCGGCGACGCCGGGGCCGCCCTCCTGCGCAACTGGGTGCGGTCGCTGTGA
- the hisB gene encoding imidazoleglycerol-phosphate dehydratase HisB: MSRTARIERQTSESKVLVEVDLDGTGRHDISTGVGFYDHMLTAFARHALVDLTVQTEGDLHIDAHHTVEDTAIALGQALRQALGDKVGIRRFGDATVPLDEALVQAVVDVSGRPYCVHTGEPEGQQYVVLGGSTNGYLGSLTRHVFETLAFHGHFALHVRVLAGREPHHIVETQFKAFARAFRDAVAIDPRETGIPSTKGAL, encoded by the coding sequence ATGAGTCGGACAGCACGCATCGAGCGGCAGACGAGCGAGTCCAAGGTGCTCGTCGAGGTCGACCTCGACGGCACGGGCCGCCACGACATCTCGACGGGCGTGGGGTTCTACGACCACATGCTCACGGCGTTCGCCCGGCACGCGCTGGTCGACCTGACCGTGCAGACCGAGGGCGACCTCCACATCGACGCGCACCACACCGTCGAGGACACCGCGATCGCGCTCGGCCAGGCGCTGCGACAGGCGCTGGGCGACAAGGTCGGCATCCGCCGCTTCGGCGACGCCACCGTGCCGCTCGACGAGGCGCTCGTCCAGGCCGTCGTCGACGTCTCCGGCCGGCCGTACTGCGTGCACACCGGCGAGCCCGAGGGGCAGCAGTACGTCGTGCTCGGCGGCTCCACCAACGGCTACCTCGGCTCGCTGACCCGGCACGTCTTCGAGACGCTGGCCTTCCACGGCCACTTCGCGCTGCACGTGCGGGTGCTGGCCGGCCGCGAGCCGCACCACATCGTCGAGACGCAGTTCAAGGCGTTCGCCCGGGCCTTCCGCGACGCCGTCGCGATCGACCCGCGCGAGACCGGCATCCCCTCGACCAAGGGTGCGCTCTGA